TTCAGCTGTTACACCTACTACAATGTCTTCAGTTGGCAGAGGTTGCACTTCAAATGATAAATTATCTAGATGGATCTTCTCAACTTCTTCTAGAGGACTTTCTAAAGGAGCCTTCTCAAAGGATGGAGGCTGAACTTGTGCAAAGGCTTCTTCAGCAGTGGACTCACCTGATAAAGGTAGGACCTGTTCAGGACTTTCCTTAGCTTGTGGAAGCTGAACTTCTGTGGGAACATCATGTGTAGAGCTCTCCTCAGTTGGTGGATGTGGGACTTCTGCAAGGCCCTCTTCAGCTGCTGGAGGTTGAACTTCTGCAGAGGCCTCCTCAGTTGCTGGAGGTAGAACTTCTACAGGGGCCTCCTCAGTTTCTGGAGGTAGAACTTCTACAGGGGCCTCCTCAGTTTCTGGAGGTAGAACTTCCACAGGGGCCTCCTCAGTTGCTGGAGGTAGAATTTCTACAGGGGTCTCCTCAGTTTCTGAAGGTAGAACTTCTACAGGGGCCTCCTCAGTTGCTGGAGGTAGAACTTCTACAGGGGCCTCCTCAGTTGCTGGAGGTAGAACTTCTATAGGGGCCTCCTCAGTTGCTGGAGGTAGAGCTTCTTGAGGTCCCTCTTCAGTTGGTGGAGGTGGAACTTCTGAAGGGCCCTCCTCAGCTGATGAAGGTTCTATAGGGGACTCCTCAGCTGGTGGAGGAACCTCTGCAGGCCCCTCTTcagtttgtggaggagaaacttcGAAAGAGCCCTTCTCAGCTGGTGAAGGTGGTACTTTTTTAGGGGCCtcctcagctggtaaaggtggAATTTCTGCAGGGCCCTCTTCAGTTAATGCAGGTGGAACTTCTGCAGGCCCCTCTTCAGTTAGTGGAGGTGGAACTTCTGCAGGCCCCTCTTCAGTTAGTGGAGGTGGAACTTCTGCAGGGGCCTCCTCTGCTGGTGGAGGCAGAACTTCTGCAGGGGCCTCCTCTGCTGGTGGAAGCAGAACTTCTACAGGGGCCTCCTCAGCTGGTGCAGGTAGAACTTCTGCAGGCCCCTCTTCAGTTAGTGGAGATGGAACTTCTGCAGGCCCCTCTTCAGTTGATTGAGGTGGAACTTCTGTAGGGCCCTCCTCAGTTGGTGTAGATAGAACTTCTGCAGTCAGGTTTTCTACAGTTCCCTGTTTAGTTGATGGAGGCAGAACTTCTGCAGTAGCCTTATCTTCAGAGACTTCCTCAATTATTGGAGGCTTATATTCTTCAAATACCTCATCAGTAGCAAATTTCTCATCTATTAAAATAGCAATTTCTTCAAAGTCTGCAGCTATCGGAAAATGAACTTCAGCAGGTACTTCTTTAGAAGTCTCTTCAGACAGAGGATGTTGAACTTTACCAGATGTCTCTTCAGCAATAGTAGACACTGCTCTTCCCAAGTCTTCAAGCATAGAGTCAGTTGTTAAAGCTTGAACTTTCTCAAGCACCTCTTCTGAGAATGGAACCAGATCTTCAACAGGAAGTTCTGAAGTTCCTTGAGGATACTGTTGAACAGAAGGTTTGTCTGAAAGAGGCCCTTGCACTAATGTAGGACTAATATCAGCAGGAGCCTCTACAGAAGAAAGCTTATCAGCTGGTGGAGCCTGTATATCCACAATGTCTTTTGCAGTTGTAGTGGCTGTTTCAGCTGCAGAGGTCTCTTCAGCTGGAGATGGTGCTTGGATAGGGATCTCCTCTGTCAAGATGAGCTCTCCTTTAACTGTGGCCTCACCATCTGATAGAGCCTGTAATTCACCAGAAATCTCCCCTTCAGTGAAAGACATCATGACATCAGGGAGTTTTTCAGTTGATAGTACCTCTATTTCAACAGAACCATTTATTTCAACCAAAGGACCTTCTTGTGCAATAGGAATTGTTCCTTCCTTCGACTTAGTGACGGAGCTACCTGGCATAGACCTGATAGTAATTTCTAACTCACTGAAGTAGGTCTGTTGTTCTTTGTCCACTTTTTCTTTTGGGCAAATGTATATCAGACTCCAGTCACCAGTACAGCTGGTCTGTTGAGATCTGTCTATTAAATGACTGGTGGGTCTGCTTGTTGGAATCTCTACTTCTGGAATACTCTGTGGCAATTCAGGAGCTATTTCTCCAACACCAGCTGTGTTTTCTTCAAGTTTAAGTGTTTTATCAATGAATATGACTTCCAGTTTTTCTTCCACAGTAGGGTCTGTCTGAAGAGATTTGTCAGTCATATCCTGGACAGGCTTTCTTTTCATCCAAGTTTTCTGAAGTTGAGAGGACAGCCTAAGAGACTCATATTCTTTTCGAGAGTAGTTGTCTTTACTTCCAGGAATATTACCAATACTATGAGTAGCTTTAGGGGCAGGAGGTTGTACTGAAGCCAtggctttccttttttctgttatttcagtTTGCTGGGACTTATCTACCATTGGTTGGCTGGGTTGTCTTCTCCTTCTATATTCCTGCCTTCCTAATGATATAGGCTCTTCAGGTTCTTCactttcttccatttctattaCTGATGATATCCAAATTTATCAGTCTTCAATCAATTAATCATTAAGAATCATAAATGTACCAGATGGTTACACCTTTCCCTTCGCTCATTGACTTTTTTTATTGAGctcaagaaaaaataattcatgaATTATACCATCCTTTACTACACTCCTGTTGGATCCCACCTTACTCATTCATCATCtttcttggtttgtttctgtTAGGACAAATCTCACTTTTAGAAGCTTCCCTCAAGGATCTGTGACATCACAACCAATTCTTACAAAGTTCCAGAAGTTATATTCTCAGCAGTTTTCATCTTGTATTCACAGAAGCAATGACAAAATAGAGtatctacttttttaaaaatctagttgAAAGGAGAATGTCTCTCCCAGAAGAACAACAAATTTACCTCAAGAAAGCCACTAATAATTAAAGGTTTTTGAGCTTGCAACATGGTTGTtttcttgaaattataaaatataactcaGAATCCTAGAGCAGGTTTTCAATTATTAGAGTTAACATATGTGTAGGAATTTCTAATAAATAGACATTTATAGGACTTGAAAAGAAGCTGCTACTCTTTAGAAGATCCATGATTCAGAAGTCAATATCAATAGAAGCTccattcttttgcttttaaatttcttctgCTTTCATTGAGGGAGTTTCACAGGGgtgaaaggaaaatgagagaggtggagaggaggggctacacagaatatattgtatacatttcttaaattttcaaaaaacaaaattaatcaataaattGTATTGAAGTGTTGGAAAAGATAAATGCCACTGAAACAGATCATAGGTGGCAAGATGGAATTTTATACAGAGATAGAGATGATgtagagatggatagatagatagatagatagatagatagatagatagatagatagataaccttTCACTCATATATAGCACAAGACTACTACAAGCTAGAGATTGGGCAAAGATATGCAAAAACATTCTAACaaaaatcatgaaagaaaagagttttaaaatgaattccAATGAGTCAAAAtaatgtgtggacactttgccccttcctagaattgggaacaaaacacccatggaaggagttacagagacacagtttggagctgagacgaaaggatggaccatctagagactaccatatcNggggatccatcccataatcagcctccaaacgctgacaccattgcaNACACTAGNaagattttgctgaaaggacccagatatagctgtctcttgtgagactatgcNNGGGCCTANcaaacacagaagtggatgctcacagtcagctattggatagatcacagggtccccaatggaggagctagagaaagtaaccaaggagctagagaaagtaaccaaggagctaaagggatctgcaaccctataggtggaacaacaatatgaactacccagtaccccccaaagctggtgtctctagctgcatatgtagcagaagatggcctagtgggccatcagtggaaagagaggcccattggccgtgcaaactttatctgcctcagtacaggggaatgccagtgccaagaagtgggagtgggtgggtgggggagtgggtgggggagcatgtgggagacttttgggatagcattggaaatgtaaatgaaataaatacctaatttaaaaaataataatgaacatTCACTAAATCATTAgtctgaaaatatttcaaaattttcctTACTACTTCTAGACAACATGAAAGCAATTGAACAATCCCGATTTTGCACACAGAGGTATTATGGATACATCCTTATACCATCCTCCAAATTCATAAATTAAAACCTAAACCCAGAGGTTCTTCTAAAAACTACCTACAAAGTAGGTAGACACAGATCAACTATGTCTGAAACATTGATTATCTTATACTTCCAAGTCTCTAGAACTCTGAGAATTCATATGCTTAAAACTGACTGAATATTACAAAATAATCAATGAATATTACcaatataaatagatgataaatatctGTGATGCctattattttaatcattacacatttaattcatatattaaaatgtcaaCATATGATTGAAACGacccatatatatgtacaattGCTATGTCAATTAAAACTAAACATACATTAAGAATGTACCTTGCAAATCTTACCTTTCAAAAATTATGGTCAAACTATCATAgtatatttattctttgtttctactAGTAATATTGAGTTCATAGCCATGAATGATCATGTGTAACATAATCAATGAATGATTTTGCCTAAGATTCTAAACAGGATTGTAAGCAGTTTACGGAGCATCTTCtcattctaattttttaaattgaaaatagaatcttTTCACATACCCTATATCCTGATTATTGTTTTCCAGATCttattcctcccagttcctcccccacctctgctctcctctggaTCCACTCCCCTTCTGTCTCACATTAGAAAAGAAAGGGCTTCTAAGGGATAAAACACAACAAAGTAAGatgcaaaagataaaacaaaaaccatcacattTAGGTTGAGAGAGGCAACCCAGCAAAAGACAAAAGGGCACAAGAAAATGTGCAAACATTAgagacacactcattcacacatgcAAGAATCCTACAAAAATATTAAGCTGAAAGCTACATGATATAGTGCAGGAACGGGTTAGACCCTGTCAGTCCTGGGCttgctccttcagtctctgtgagttcctatgagcCTTGCTCAGTTGATTCAGAGAACCTTGATCTCctggtgttct
This genomic window from Mus caroli chromosome 12, CAROLI_EIJ_v1.1, whole genome shotgun sequence contains:
- the Fscb gene encoding fibrous sheath CABYR-binding protein codes for the protein MEESEEPEEPISLGRQEYRRRRQPSQPMVDKSQQTEITEKRKAMASVQPPAPKATHSIGNIPGSKDNYSRKEYESLRLSSQLQKTWMKRKPVQDMTDKSLQTDPTVEEKLEVIFIDKTLKLEENTAGVGEIAPELPQSIPEVEIPTSRPTSHLIDRSQQTSCTGDWSLIYICPKEKVDKEQQTYFSELEITIRSMPGSSVTKSKEGTIPIAQEGPLVEINGSVEIEVLSTEKLPDVMMSFTEGEISGELQALSDGEATVKGELILTEEIPIQAPSPAEETSAAETATTTAKDIVDIQAPPADKLSSVEAPADISPTLVQGPLSDKPSVQQYPQGTSELPVEDLVPFSEEVLEKVQALTTDSMLEDLGRAVSTIAEETSGKVQHPLSEETSKEVPAEVHFPIAADFEEIAILIDEKFATDEVFEEYKPPIIEEVSEDKATAEVLPPSTKQGTVENLTAEVLSTPTEEGPTEVPPQSTEEGPAEVPSPLTEEGPAEVLPAPAEEAPVEVLLPPAEEAPAEVLPPPAEEAPAEVPPPLTEEGPAEVPPPLTEEGPAEVPPALTEEGPAEIPPLPAEEAPKKVPPSPAEKGSFEVSPPQTEEGPAEVPPPAEESPIEPSSAEEGPSEVPPPPTEEGPQEALPPATEEAPIEVLPPATEEAPVEVLPPATEEAPVEVLPSETEETPVEILPPATEEAPVEVLPPETEEAPVEVLPPETEEAPVEVLPPATEEASAEVQPPAAEEGLAEVPHPPTEESSTHDVPTEVQLPQAKESPEQVLPLSGESTAEEAFAQVQPPSFEKAPLESPLEEVEKIHLDNLSFEVQPLPTEDIVVGVTAEFQTLPADENPARKDTVETQPSSFEGAPIAENPVEAPLPAAEADTGIEDSAVHPLSLAPTDEAPAEIQILQTDNIPTEVAPVENQPLPVEEVFPKVVSEEEATAAEVRSPLSEGAPAEEATVEAQLTSVEESPKKASVDVQPLPPETPVEESPVVDPPLKTDVVTMQEFHVEKMPAEDPLPPSEQTPADQVLLKEHRLSQVADISEKELESPTLTSDKMSEGIDSVPEDVSGTKDDQISTFKIEGTIKIELKN